GCCTCCAGGTGCCGGCGCCGCGCGCTGAAGCCGCTCTCGGCGGTCTGTTCGTAGCCCATGCAGGCTTTGAGGTGGTCACGCAACAGCTCCAGGCCGCTGCCGGACTTGGCCGACAAGCTGAGGGTCACATGGCCATCGTCGCAGACGTTCAGGGCCACGGGGTCGCCGGACAGGTCGGCCTTGTTGCGGATCAGGGTGACCTTGGCCGGGTCCGGGCGCTGTTCGAGGAATTCCGGCCAAAGGGCAAAGGGATCCGCCGCCTCGGGCGCCGTGGCGTCGACCATCAACAGGATCCGGTCGGCCTCGGCGATGGCCTTCAGGGCGCGCTCCACGCCGATGCGCTCCACCTGGTCCTCGGTGTCGCGCAGGCCGGCGGTGTCGACCACGTGCAGCGGCATGCCGTCGATGTGGATATGTTCGCGCAGTACGTCGCGGGTGGTGCCGGCGATTTCGGTGACGATCGCCGCTTCGCGGCCAGCCAGGGCGTTGAGCAGGCTGGATTTGCCGGCGTTCGGCCGACCGGCGATGACCACGGTCATGCCGTCGCGCAACAGCGCACCTTGACCGGCCTCGCGCAGCACTGTGGATAAGTCCGCGCGTACCCCTTCCAGCAAGCTGAGGACGTGGCCATCGGCGAGGAAGTCGATCTCTTCCTCGGGAAAGTCGATCGCGGCCTCGACATAGATACGCAGCTGGATCAGCCGTTCGGTGAGGGCGTGGACGCGCCGGGAGAACTCGCCCTGCAGTGATCGCAAAGCGTTGCGTGCAGCCTGCTCGGAGCTGGCCTCGATCAGGTCGGCGATCGCCTCGGCCTGGGCCAGGTCGAGCTTGTCATTGAGGAAGGCGCGCTCGCTGAACTCGCCGGGGCGAGCCTGGCGCGCCCCGAGCTCGAGGCAGCGACGCAACAGCAGATCCATGACCACGGGGCCGCCATGACCCTGCAGCTCCAGCACGTCTTCGCCGGTAAAGGAGTTCGGGCCCGGAAAGTACAGGGCCAGGCCTTCGTCGATGAGCAGCTCTGGGCCGGCGTAGAAGGCGCCGTAGTGGGCATAGCGAGGCTGCAGCTGGCGCTGGCAGATGGTCATGGCAATTTGTCCCGCCAAGGGGCCGGACACGCGCACGATGCCCACTCCGCCACGGCCTTGGGCGGTCGCGACGGCGGCTATGGTTTCACGGGCTGTATGCATGCTGAACTCCAAAAGCTGGATAGCAAGACGCCCCACTGCGGGGGCGTCTTGTTAACTCTCAGAAGCGGCGGCGGTTCAGGCGGCAGCGGCCTTGCTCGCGGCTTCGATCTTGCGGGTAATGTACCACTGCTGGGCAATGGACAGGACGTTGTTGACCACCCAGTACAGCACCAGGCCTGCCGGGAACCAGAGGAAGAAGAAGGTGAAGATGATCGGCATCATTTTCATCACCTTGGCCTGCATCGGGTCCGGCGGCGTCGGGTTGAGCTGCTGTTGGATGAACATGGTGGCGCCCATGATGATCGGCAGGATGAAGAACGGATCCTTGATCGACAGGTCGGTTATCCACAGCAGCCAGGGGGCCTGACGCATTTCCACGCTTTCCAGGAGCACCCAGTAGAGCGCGAGGAAGACCGGCATCTGCACCAGGATCGGCAGGCAGCCGCCCAGCGGATTGATCTTTTCCTTCTTGTACAGCTCCATCATCGCCTGGGACATCTTCTGACGATCGTCGCCGAACTGTTCCTTCAGCGCCTGCAGCTTCGGCGACACCGCGCGCATGCGCGCCATCGACTTGTAGCTGGCGGCGGACAGCGGGAAGAACGCCAGTTTGATGATGATGGTCAGAACGATGATCGACCAGCCCCAGTTACCCAGCAACGTGTGGATATGGCCAAGGAGCCAGAAGATCGGCTTGGCCAGGAACCAGAGGATGCCGTAGTCGACCGTCAGGTCCAGACCGGGGGACAGGGCCTCGAGGTTGTCCTGGGTCTTGGGACCGGCGTAGAGGATGGCACTGGTTTCGGCACTGGCGCCGGCCGGCACGTTCAGGGCCGGGCCGGTGAAGCCGATGATGTAGTTGCCCTGGCTGTCCTTGCGGGTCTGCACCAGGTTGGTGCTGTCCTTTTGTGGAACCCAGGCGGTGACGAAGTAGTGCTGCAGCCAGGCGACCCAGCCACCTTCTACGGTTTCCCGCAGGTTCTGGTC
The genomic region above belongs to Pseudomonas benzenivorans and contains:
- the mnmE gene encoding tRNA uridine-5-carboxymethylaminomethyl(34) synthesis GTPase MnmE — encoded protein: MHTARETIAAVATAQGRGGVGIVRVSGPLAGQIAMTICQRQLQPRYAHYGAFYAGPELLIDEGLALYFPGPNSFTGEDVLELQGHGGPVVMDLLLRRCLELGARQARPGEFSERAFLNDKLDLAQAEAIADLIEASSEQAARNALRSLQGEFSRRVHALTERLIQLRIYVEAAIDFPEEEIDFLADGHVLSLLEGVRADLSTVLREAGQGALLRDGMTVVIAGRPNAGKSSLLNALAGREAAIVTEIAGTTRDVLREHIHIDGMPLHVVDTAGLRDTEDQVERIGVERALKAIAEADRILLMVDATAPEAADPFALWPEFLEQRPDPAKVTLIRNKADLSGDPVALNVCDDGHVTLSLSAKSGSGLELLRDHLKACMGYEQTAESGFSARRRHLEALRHAASSLDHGHAQLTLAGAGELLAEDLRQAQHALGEITGAFSSDELLGRIFSSFCIGK
- the yidC gene encoding membrane protein insertase YidC — encoded protein: MDIQRTILIVALAIVSYMMVLQWNQDYGQAALPTQTATSSSTVPGLPETAVASSSADVPTAGTEVSEPSVISSPVSDELIRVKTDVLDLSIDPRGGDVVQLHLLQYPRRQDRPDVPFQLFDNGGERLYLAQSGLTGANGPDARASGRPLYSTQQREYRLQEDQEQLVVELKFSEAGVNYVKRFTFERGQYDLNVSYQIDNQSAQAWTGNLFAQLKRDDSGDPSSSTATGTATYLGAALWTKEKPYTKVSTGDMDDQNLRETVEGGWVAWLQHYFVTAWVPQKDSTNLVQTRKDSQGNYIIGFTGPALNVPAGASAETSAILYAGPKTQDNLEALSPGLDLTVDYGILWFLAKPIFWLLGHIHTLLGNWGWSIIVLTIIIKLAFFPLSAASYKSMARMRAVSPKLQALKEQFGDDRQKMSQAMMELYKKEKINPLGGCLPILVQMPVFLALYWVLLESVEMRQAPWLLWITDLSIKDPFFILPIIMGATMFIQQQLNPTPPDPMQAKVMKMMPIIFTFFFLWFPAGLVLYWVVNNVLSIAQQWYITRKIEAASKAAAA